The following are from one region of the Aequoribacter fuscus genome:
- a CDS encoding tetratricopeptide repeat-containing diguanylate cyclase, with the protein MTASSNWQQDFNAIADRSPESLLHFLDETLRQQDYLDDLEAQIEIRLRKAKILRDSAAYEQALAELTAADIVAKKALRSDLQAKIILTRGTVKGEMGQVPDAIDDFHAARKLANAEDNKDLELNILNALGVAYLYARNPERAIEYLKQTQSLAQQLGNKERELVALGNIGTALADMNETEASLKAHRQAYALTQALATEQDLNPQSVYQLANICSRLFDLNRLDQAELECNQALEPAEAMGHVRILSGILMTLGKIKFQQGQEAQAMPLLERALSLVGTSTPTISLPLIETLASVYSNLDKSKQAATYWKQAIELQRSLEQRERAALTEELEVRYEVERRDRDIELLQLNAQLREAELKNRDRQLFFAGGLLIASVLLMAALWRGYTDKRKLEAELLSRNSKLEDALNTIQKLASVDSLTGLLNRRAFHDIARQALEHKRRTDTPISLALGDVDKFKQINDSYGHAVGDEVLTEIASRLTNSLRGTDVVVRWGGEEFLCFFPTTDIKAAMALAEKLRLAVNAYPVSTAFGEFNVSITFGLAQVDDDVQDAIRRADKALYDGKHMGGNVCRLEDAPTEKQ; encoded by the coding sequence ATGACGGCCTCAAGCAATTGGCAGCAGGACTTCAACGCCATCGCCGACCGTTCACCCGAGTCGTTGCTGCACTTTTTAGACGAGACGCTGCGGCAACAAGATTACCTGGACGACCTAGAAGCTCAAATTGAAATCCGGCTTCGAAAAGCCAAGATACTCAGAGATAGCGCAGCGTATGAACAAGCACTTGCTGAGCTCACGGCGGCCGATATCGTTGCAAAAAAGGCACTGCGCTCGGACCTGCAGGCTAAAATCATCCTGACCCGAGGCACCGTTAAAGGAGAAATGGGCCAAGTTCCGGATGCCATCGATGATTTCCACGCCGCTCGCAAGTTAGCGAACGCCGAAGACAACAAAGATTTAGAGCTCAATATTCTTAACGCGCTTGGCGTCGCTTATCTCTATGCGCGCAATCCAGAGCGCGCAATCGAGTATTTGAAGCAAACCCAGAGTCTAGCGCAACAGCTTGGCAATAAAGAACGAGAGCTGGTAGCCCTTGGCAATATTGGAACAGCGCTCGCTGACATGAACGAAACCGAAGCCAGCCTGAAGGCCCACCGCCAAGCTTACGCTCTGACGCAAGCGTTGGCGACCGAGCAAGATCTCAACCCACAAAGCGTCTATCAACTGGCCAATATTTGCTCTCGGCTCTTTGATCTAAACCGACTAGATCAAGCCGAACTCGAGTGTAATCAAGCCCTTGAGCCAGCCGAAGCCATGGGGCACGTGCGAATTTTATCCGGCATATTAATGACGCTGGGAAAAATAAAGTTTCAGCAGGGCCAAGAAGCGCAAGCCATGCCCCTACTCGAGCGAGCACTATCGCTTGTTGGCACATCGACCCCAACCATCTCGCTACCCCTGATCGAAACCTTAGCGAGCGTATATTCCAACCTCGACAAATCAAAACAAGCGGCAACGTATTGGAAACAAGCGATCGAACTCCAGCGTTCACTCGAGCAACGTGAGCGAGCTGCACTGACCGAGGAGTTGGAAGTTCGCTACGAAGTGGAGCGGCGGGATCGAGACATCGAGCTGTTGCAGCTTAACGCACAGCTGCGCGAAGCCGAGCTTAAAAATCGTGACCGCCAATTATTCTTTGCCGGCGGGCTCCTCATCGCCAGCGTATTGCTGATGGCTGCACTTTGGCGCGGCTACACCGACAAGCGTAAATTGGAAGCGGAATTGCTGTCGCGTAATTCGAAACTTGAAGACGCGTTGAACACTATCCAAAAATTAGCCTCGGTCGACAGCTTAACAGGCCTGCTAAATCGTCGAGCGTTTCACGACATCGCGCGCCAAGCTCTAGAACACAAACGCCGCACTGATACCCCAATCTCTTTAGCCTTAGGGGATGTCGATAAATTCAAACAAATCAACGACAGCTACGGCCATGCAGTCGGTGACGAGGTGCTGACTGAAATCGCCTCACGACTGACTAACTCACTGCGAGGCACCGACGTCGTGGTTCGCTGGGGTGGTGAAGAATTTTTGTGCTTTTTCCCAACCACCGACATCAAAGCGGCGATGGCACTGGCCGAAAAACTAAGACTGGCAGTCAACGCTTACCCCGTTTCGACAGCCTTTGGCGAATTCAATGTCTCCATTACCTTTGGGCTGGCTCAGGTAGACGATGACGTGCAAGATGCCATTCGTCGCGCCGACAAGGCCCTTTACGACGGCAAACACATGGGCGGCAATGTGTGCAGACTCGAAGACGCTCCCACCGAGAAGCAGTAG
- a CDS encoding TetR/AcrR family transcriptional regulator, with protein sequence MTSSRASASNPYHHGDLKNTLILAAAELIEERGSIDFTMSEAARRAGVSSGAPYRHFKDKEDLLARVAELGFIGLHSAINHAIEPHPRGSIDRIISSGHAYMRYVTQKAAFYDLMWGEVLVDTLENAELTTLGAFNELVDLVDDWVKAEQLTTEPRELAVKLMAMGHGLVSLQMTKRLNRLAPNLCIFQCLTDSAYTFLQGIKDEQARHRG encoded by the coding sequence ATGACCTCAAGCAGAGCGTCAGCAAGCAACCCCTACCACCACGGCGACTTAAAAAATACTCTGATACTCGCAGCCGCCGAGCTGATCGAGGAGCGCGGCAGCATTGACTTTACTATGTCTGAAGCGGCTCGCAGAGCAGGCGTTAGCTCGGGCGCACCCTACCGACACTTCAAAGACAAAGAGGACCTGCTCGCGCGGGTGGCAGAACTTGGGTTCATCGGTCTGCATTCCGCCATAAATCACGCCATCGAGCCTCACCCTCGCGGGAGCATCGACCGCATCATTAGCTCTGGTCACGCCTACATGCGCTATGTCACGCAAAAAGCGGCATTCTACGACCTAATGTGGGGCGAAGTCCTGGTCGATACGCTAGAGAATGCCGAGCTTACAACCCTCGGAGCCTTTAACGAGCTGGTAGACTTGGTCGATGACTGGGTGAAAGCCGAACAACTGACGACTGAACCCCGAGAACTTGCCGTGAAGCTTATGGCGATGGGACACGGTTTAGTGAGTTTGCAAATGACCAAACGTTTGAATCGTTTAGCGCCAAATTTGTGTATTTTTCAATGTCTGACGGACAGTGCCTATACGTTTTTGCAAGGCATTAAAGACGAGCAGGCCAGACACCGGGGCTAG
- a CDS encoding rhodanese-like domain-containing protein: protein MMRQQFFTLALGLALALSLALLSGCEKDTMMTPEQAWAAIEQPSLVIDVRTDEEVAAGTIQGSLHIPYEIIVARANELGLAKETPIVVYCRSGNRSGIAQSMLQADGFTAVVNGGAYADLDAFNPGANVNAHWTP from the coding sequence ATGATGCGCCAGCAGTTTTTCACGCTAGCGCTGGGCCTCGCTCTGGCGCTATCATTGGCGCTTTTGAGCGGATGTGAGAAGGATACGATGATGACTCCAGAACAGGCTTGGGCAGCGATTGAGCAGCCCTCATTGGTGATTGATGTTCGGACCGACGAAGAGGTGGCTGCGGGCACCATACAAGGGTCCTTGCACATTCCCTACGAGATTATAGTGGCGCGCGCGAATGAGCTTGGCTTGGCCAAAGAAACACCCATTGTCGTGTATTGTCGCAGCGGTAATCGCTCGGGTATCGCGCAGTCGATGTTGCAAGCCGACGGTTTCACTGCTGTTGTGAATGGTGGTGCCTACGCTGACTTAGACGCTTTTAATCCCGGCGCTAACGTCAATGCTCACTGGACGCCCTAA
- a CDS encoding 2Fe-2S iron-sulfur cluster-binding protein has translation MVSITFIQHNGDEMTIDAEEGRSLMENAIAKGVDGIDADCGGGCACGTCHVFISEAYMDKLSAQDELEDAMLSMRPDREANSRLSCQVQVTEALDGMVVNVPEYQM, from the coding sequence ATGGTTAGCATTACCTTTATTCAGCACAATGGCGATGAAATGACGATCGACGCGGAAGAGGGTCGTTCATTGATGGAAAATGCTATCGCCAAGGGCGTTGACGGTATCGACGCTGACTGCGGTGGTGGTTGTGCCTGCGGAACGTGCCACGTGTTTATCAGCGAGGCCTACATGGATAAGTTATCTGCTCAAGATGAGCTCGAGGACGCGATGTTAAGCATGCGCCCAGATCGCGAGGCGAATTCCCGCTTGAGTTGTCAGGTGCAAGTGACCGAGGCGCTCGACGGTATGGTCGTCAACGTCCCAGAATATCAAATGTAA
- a CDS encoding efflux RND transporter periplasmic adaptor subunit has product MPLPRPLVSILALCIAGGAATLLTGALYTKAPATVAVDADRALDAEITRFVEQDSYKKTVTFAGIVTAKEDTRLAFEIPGTLISLGLRVGDTAKAGQIVARLDTRSLVANQSATAGRLAQAKAQGELARLQFDRIRDLFAQGAVSQGQFDEARLGLDSAKATETALQAELSAINVALTKSELRLPFNATVNARHASIGAVVASGSPIYDITSTEGREAIIGIPAQVATRLAVDEVVTVYIDGDAIVGRILGISSKLDLRTRTQTIRIALPDNSEATPGQVAVLHHAITIETAGGWLPMTALTEGGRGLWTALVARANQEGSIVTERAILEIIDFADDRVYVRGSLKNGDKVIASGTHRLVPGMAINPVEAAQ; this is encoded by the coding sequence ATGCCCCTTCCCCGTCCTCTCGTTAGCATCTTAGCGCTTTGCATTGCCGGCGGTGCCGCAACCTTACTGACCGGTGCGCTGTACACTAAAGCCCCTGCGACAGTTGCAGTCGATGCAGATCGAGCACTCGATGCAGAGATAACACGCTTCGTTGAGCAAGACAGCTACAAGAAGACGGTGACCTTTGCTGGTATCGTTACCGCCAAAGAAGATACTCGTCTTGCCTTTGAAATCCCCGGCACTCTGATTTCGCTAGGCCTTAGGGTGGGCGACACGGCCAAAGCTGGGCAAATCGTAGCGCGGCTCGATACGCGGTCCCTAGTCGCTAACCAAAGCGCGACCGCTGGGCGGCTTGCGCAAGCAAAAGCGCAGGGAGAGCTCGCTAGGCTGCAATTTGACCGAATTCGCGATTTGTTCGCTCAAGGTGCTGTCTCGCAAGGACAGTTCGACGAGGCGCGTTTGGGTTTGGACAGTGCCAAGGCTACCGAGACTGCGCTGCAAGCAGAACTTTCAGCGATCAACGTTGCACTGACTAAGAGCGAATTAAGATTGCCCTTCAACGCGACCGTCAACGCTCGGCATGCAAGCATCGGTGCCGTCGTCGCCTCAGGCTCGCCTATTTATGACATCACCAGCACAGAAGGTCGCGAAGCTATTATCGGGATACCGGCGCAGGTTGCGACTCGACTCGCAGTCGACGAGGTCGTCACGGTCTACATCGATGGCGACGCGATTGTCGGGCGTATTCTCGGCATCAGCAGTAAATTAGACCTGCGGACACGAACACAAACGATCCGAATTGCATTGCCCGATAACAGCGAGGCGACCCCCGGGCAAGTTGCCGTCTTGCACCACGCAATCACGATCGAAACTGCCGGCGGATGGTTACCCATGACCGCCTTGACGGAAGGTGGACGCGGGCTGTGGACCGCACTTGTAGCGCGCGCCAACCAAGAGGGTAGCATCGTGACGGAGCGGGCCATTCTCGAGATCATCGACTTTGCCGATGACCGCGTGTACGTCCGAGGCTCATTGAAGAACGGCGACAAGGTCATCGCCAGCGGCACCCACCGCTTGGTTCCTGGCATGGCGATCAACCCAGTAGAGGCCGCCCAATGA
- a CDS encoding hydroxymethylglutaryl-CoA reductase has product MAGKIPRSNDNDYSSDIIKQRQDFIEQETGAKLHHTKQFSFNPENMSGNIENIFGVAQVPVGIAGPLLVNGEYAQGEYFVPMATVEGTMLASYNRGMKVIRESGGVLTTVTDVVMQRAPCFVFKDARQARDFTLWLDQNFLEIKARAETTTSVGKLNEIERYHVHNMVYTRFDYSTGDAAGQNMTSRATFVACEWIREQNPHMSHYLLSGSFDTEKRTSSVNLLKGRGRRVTAEITIPREVMKQHLKVTPEAMHYGQGISTLAALLTNSSNNAAHPANGLAALYLATGQDIANIGESNQCTTYNKVTRNGDYYYSITLPSLIVATYGGGTSLATQRECLEIMDCYGADKAMKFAEIAAGLVVAGELSLAAATRTDKETRTNDWVDAHERLGRNR; this is encoded by the coding sequence ATGGCTGGTAAAATCCCACGTTCCAACGACAACGATTACAGCAGCGACATTATCAAACAGCGCCAAGATTTCATCGAGCAAGAAACTGGCGCTAAACTCCACCACACCAAGCAGTTCTCGTTTAATCCAGAGAACATGTCCGGCAACATCGAGAATATTTTTGGTGTCGCTCAGGTGCCGGTTGGCATTGCCGGTCCCTTGTTAGTCAATGGTGAATACGCTCAGGGTGAATATTTTGTGCCCATGGCAACGGTAGAGGGCACTATGCTCGCCAGCTACAACCGCGGCATGAAAGTCATTCGCGAGAGTGGTGGCGTTCTGACTACGGTAACCGATGTGGTGATGCAGCGTGCCCCCTGTTTCGTGTTTAAAGACGCACGTCAAGCACGCGATTTCACGCTGTGGCTGGACCAAAACTTCTTGGAGATTAAGGCCCGTGCGGAAACGACGACATCGGTAGGAAAACTCAACGAAATCGAGCGTTACCACGTTCACAACATGGTTTACACCCGCTTTGACTACTCAACCGGAGATGCCGCAGGGCAGAACATGACGAGTCGAGCAACGTTTGTGGCGTGCGAATGGATTCGCGAGCAAAATCCTCATATGTCACACTATTTGTTATCGGGATCATTTGACACCGAGAAGCGAACCTCTAGCGTTAACTTGTTGAAGGGACGGGGGCGTCGCGTCACTGCGGAAATCACGATCCCTAGAGAAGTTATGAAACAACACCTAAAGGTGACGCCCGAAGCAATGCATTATGGGCAGGGCATCAGCACCCTGGCCGCTTTATTAACCAATTCCTCTAATAACGCAGCTCACCCTGCGAATGGGTTGGCTGCACTTTACCTCGCGACTGGGCAAGATATCGCCAACATCGGTGAGTCAAACCAGTGCACCACCTACAACAAGGTGACTCGTAACGGGGATTATTACTACTCGATCACCTTGCCATCGCTGATTGTGGCGACCTATGGGGGTGGTACTAGCCTTGCGACTCAGCGTGAGTGTTTGGAAATTATGGATTGCTACGGTGCTGATAAGGCGATGAAGTTCGCCGAGATTGCCGCCGGTTTAGTTGTTGCTGGTGAGTTGTCGCTAGCGGCCGCAACCCGCACCGACAAAGAGACGCGCACCAACGACTGGGTCGACGCGCATGAGCGTCTCGGGCGCAACAGATGA
- a CDS encoding efflux RND transporter permease subunit yields MIAQKLYDKSRYLTLIIVVIVAVSVNAFQQLGRQEDPTMMNFVATVTTVFPGATPDRVEALVTRPIEEELKKIPQINEIASISNANISSINIRLSDFLTNEEMEVTWGEIRDALGDASLRFPEGAGNPIFDDDRLIAYTTIVAMSAKDGETIPMGVLSRAAENFADFARNYSGTSLVDIYGEANEEVLVAVDQTQLIVRGLTLGQVIDAVNRADSKRPAGLTQGANNNLLVELQGQFDSAAELGQIVLQTNASGGVTRLSDVATIQKIERTPASGYVLTDGRRGILVGIAMKSGLQVDQWTKKFEQAIWEYQRTLAPELKFEISYDQGKYSEERLASVFGNLVMGVAIVIGVLLLTLGWRAAIVVSIILPLCAFTALTIMQLIGMSLHQMSITGLIVALGLLVDGSIVMTDDVRKRLQEGASRRHAIELSVNRMFIPLLSSTVTTVLTFLPLALLPGPAGSFMGSIATSVIIMLVTSLVLALAITPVLAARLLPDGDSTGFMQQGVTMKWLSDKLASSLDAALAFPKTAITCALVLPVVGILAFPTLTSQFFPGTDRDQIYIQVKLPNGRSIDETLATAKAMDAFVRQHPQVRRIDWTVGESAPPFYYNMYRKMDGVSTWAEALVLTRDPKKTNAAIRELQGQLDHAFPNARSVVRGIDQGPPVSAPLEVEIYGPDLTTLREYGNLFRERMARIPAVTHTNASILGAPPKVELQVKEEALKYTGFDVASLAANVGAALSGTTSGEILEGTQRLPIRVRLASDNWTGTNALTHLQAPAGFNTESNYIPLSAVSDFKLVPSYSPITRQDGERLNTVQGYLVRGILPEEALKELQADLESDPIELPPGYSIKFGGDANERAEVVGYIMAPLGLIMASLLATMLLTFNSWRLTAVGFLVCLCSMTLSLLAIEIFSYPFGLQALIGVIGSIGVSINAAIIIITALQLDTDAARGEVLSMRNVVMDSSRHIVSTTITTFGGFLPLILDGGQFWPPFAMAIAGGVLLSTLISFYLVPPAFLLVARSSRAAETTEALEVHA; encoded by the coding sequence ATGATTGCGCAAAAACTCTACGACAAATCTCGTTATCTGACGCTGATTATCGTTGTTATCGTGGCAGTTAGTGTAAACGCCTTCCAACAACTCGGTCGCCAAGAAGATCCAACCATGATGAATTTTGTGGCGACAGTGACGACCGTGTTCCCGGGCGCCACGCCAGACCGCGTCGAGGCTCTGGTCACTCGTCCAATTGAGGAAGAGCTTAAAAAAATACCGCAGATCAACGAGATTGCGTCCATCAGTAATGCCAATATCTCGTCGATCAATATTCGCTTATCCGATTTTTTGACCAATGAAGAGATGGAAGTGACCTGGGGCGAGATTCGCGATGCCTTAGGCGATGCGAGCTTGCGATTCCCTGAGGGTGCTGGCAACCCCATCTTCGATGATGACCGCTTAATTGCCTACACTACGATTGTCGCTATGAGTGCTAAGGACGGCGAAACCATCCCGATGGGTGTCCTTAGCCGCGCAGCCGAGAACTTCGCTGATTTTGCCCGTAACTACAGCGGCACCAGTCTGGTAGACATATACGGAGAAGCCAACGAGGAGGTGCTTGTTGCTGTCGATCAAACACAATTGATCGTGCGCGGCCTGACCTTAGGTCAAGTGATAGACGCGGTCAACAGAGCGGACTCCAAACGCCCAGCTGGCTTAACTCAAGGCGCAAATAATAATCTCCTGGTAGAGCTCCAGGGACAGTTTGATAGCGCCGCAGAACTCGGGCAAATTGTGCTGCAAACGAACGCCTCTGGCGGTGTTACTCGCCTGAGCGATGTAGCGACCATTCAAAAGATCGAGCGAACGCCTGCTTCAGGCTATGTCCTGACCGATGGGCGACGCGGTATTTTGGTCGGCATCGCCATGAAGTCGGGTCTGCAAGTCGATCAGTGGACCAAGAAATTTGAGCAAGCGATTTGGGAGTATCAGCGAACCTTGGCGCCAGAGCTGAAGTTCGAAATCTCTTACGATCAGGGCAAATACAGCGAAGAGCGTCTTGCGAGTGTTTTCGGTAACTTAGTGATGGGGGTCGCCATTGTCATAGGCGTATTGCTCCTCACTTTAGGTTGGCGCGCGGCGATCGTGGTATCGATCATTTTACCCTTGTGTGCGTTTACCGCCTTAACCATCATGCAATTAATTGGTATGTCATTGCACCAAATGTCGATAACCGGGCTCATAGTGGCTCTAGGACTTTTGGTGGATGGTTCGATTGTTATGACGGACGACGTGCGTAAGCGCCTACAGGAAGGGGCATCCCGTCGCCATGCCATCGAGCTAAGCGTCAACCGTATGTTTATTCCCCTATTGAGCTCTACAGTAACCACCGTCTTAACGTTTTTGCCGCTCGCCTTACTACCTGGCCCCGCCGGCTCATTCATGGGTTCCATTGCAACCTCGGTCATCATAATGCTGGTCACGTCGTTGGTGTTGGCACTCGCGATTACACCGGTCCTCGCGGCGAGGCTACTCCCCGATGGCGACAGCACGGGCTTTATGCAACAGGGCGTCACCATGAAGTGGCTGAGTGACAAGCTGGCAAGTTCATTAGATGCTGCGCTGGCCTTTCCAAAGACGGCGATTACGTGCGCCCTGGTACTGCCGGTCGTCGGGATATTGGCCTTTCCAACGCTGACGTCGCAATTTTTTCCTGGGACTGACCGCGACCAAATTTACATCCAAGTCAAACTCCCCAACGGACGCTCGATCGATGAAACCCTCGCGACAGCCAAGGCGATGGATGCCTTTGTTCGTCAGCATCCTCAGGTACGACGCATCGACTGGACGGTGGGCGAGAGCGCACCGCCTTTCTACTACAACATGTATCGCAAAATGGACGGTGTCTCGACTTGGGCGGAAGCCTTGGTACTGACTCGTGATCCCAAAAAAACCAATGCGGCCATTCGCGAGCTGCAAGGTCAACTGGACCACGCATTTCCCAATGCGCGATCGGTGGTACGAGGCATCGATCAAGGTCCGCCCGTTTCTGCGCCATTGGAGGTCGAGATCTATGGCCCCGATCTGACCACCTTGCGTGAATACGGCAATCTTTTCAGAGAAAGAATGGCACGTATTCCCGCCGTAACGCACACCAATGCCTCAATTTTGGGGGCTCCACCCAAAGTGGAATTGCAGGTAAAAGAGGAAGCGCTTAAGTACACCGGGTTCGATGTAGCGAGCCTCGCGGCTAATGTCGGAGCCGCTTTGTCAGGTACGACCAGCGGCGAGATCTTGGAGGGTACGCAGCGACTTCCCATCCGGGTGCGCCTAGCGTCGGACAACTGGACCGGCACCAACGCCCTAACGCACTTGCAAGCACCCGCAGGCTTTAACACTGAGAGTAACTATATTCCCTTAAGTGCCGTCAGTGACTTCAAACTGGTGCCCAGCTACAGCCCAATTACCAGACAAGACGGCGAGCGTCTGAACACCGTCCAAGGCTATTTGGTACGCGGGATATTACCGGAGGAGGCCCTTAAAGAGCTGCAAGCCGATTTAGAAAGTGACCCCATCGAGCTCCCTCCCGGCTACAGCATCAAATTTGGTGGTGATGCCAACGAGCGCGCCGAGGTCGTCGGTTATATCATGGCACCGCTCGGGTTAATCATGGCCTCGTTACTCGCGACGATGCTACTGACCTTCAACTCCTGGCGTTTAACCGCGGTGGGCTTTTTGGTTTGCCTGTGCTCGATGACGCTCAGCCTATTGGCCATCGAGATTTTTAGCTACCCCTTCGGCTTACAAGCCTTGATTGGTGTGATTGGCTCGATTGGTGTCTCTATTAACGCCGCGATCATCATTATCACCGCGCTTCAGCTCGATACTGACGCTGCGCGTGGCGAGGTCCTCAGTATGCGTAATGTCGTCATGGATTCAAGTCGCCATATCGTCTCGACTACGATTACCACCTTCGGAGGCTTTCTGCCGCTCATTTTAGATGGCGGCCAATTTTGGCCTCCCTTTGCCATGGCGATCGCTGGTGGTGTCTTGTTGTCGACCCTGATTAGTTTTTATCTGGTGCCCCCAGCGTTTTTGTTAGTCGCTCGCTCATCGCGCGCCGCCGAAACCACCGAAGCGTTAGAGGTGCACGCATGA
- a CDS encoding AraC family transcriptional regulator — protein MSQRREDFIPSLYTRITARVLNLQERDLPRLLAGSGLDPAILMPGDNTLISAQSQMVIIDNARALYGKPGFGLVAGSQLTPNTFGPIGYLALSSPTLMRAMMALRDFLPLRISFTHLEIADVENYLCCRLKITVPVSEENRIHLTECFALVVKAVADAVTGEALPDLKFTFSYPAPSYAEKYHEALRAEVSFDAETDAFWIPSQFAQYANVSSDTQSYQRARDLCEEILQSAPRKHLTLADRLRQLMLSQPAATVSEDMLARAMFTSKRTIARRLAAEGTSYRQVRDSTLAELAARHLQETTLSTEAIAAILGYNDVANFRRACRRWFGMPPSEVRALPSDPLVTSDLRLRASSEH, from the coding sequence ATGAGTCAACGACGGGAAGATTTCATACCCTCGCTCTACACGCGAATTACGGCGCGTGTTCTAAATTTACAAGAGCGCGACTTACCGCGCTTACTGGCCGGCTCTGGCTTAGATCCGGCCATACTGATGCCAGGTGACAACACATTGATCAGCGCGCAATCGCAAATGGTCATTATCGATAACGCACGCGCCTTGTACGGCAAGCCAGGATTTGGCTTGGTCGCAGGTAGCCAACTCACACCCAACACCTTCGGCCCTATCGGATATCTGGCGCTTAGCAGCCCCACCCTGATGCGTGCCATGATGGCCCTGCGCGACTTCTTACCTTTGCGAATATCGTTTACTCATTTAGAAATCGCAGACGTCGAAAACTATTTATGCTGTCGCCTGAAAATTACAGTGCCAGTCAGTGAAGAAAATAGAATTCACTTAACTGAATGCTTTGCGCTTGTGGTCAAAGCGGTGGCCGACGCTGTGACAGGCGAAGCTCTGCCCGATTTAAAATTCACGTTTTCTTACCCAGCACCGAGCTACGCCGAGAAGTACCACGAGGCACTGAGAGCGGAGGTCAGTTTCGACGCAGAGACAGATGCTTTTTGGATTCCCTCACAGTTCGCGCAATACGCCAATGTCTCGAGCGACACACAGTCTTATCAGCGCGCCCGAGATTTGTGCGAAGAGATATTGCAGTCAGCCCCCAGAAAGCATCTGACGTTGGCCGATCGGCTGCGGCAATTAATGCTGTCACAGCCCGCGGCGACGGTCAGCGAAGATATGCTTGCTCGAGCGATGTTCACCTCCAAGCGCACCATCGCCCGGAGGCTCGCTGCCGAGGGCACTAGCTACCGACAGGTGCGTGACAGTACCCTTGCGGAACTCGCCGCAAGACACTTGCAAGAGACGACGCTATCGACTGAGGCCATTGCAGCCATCTTAGGCTACAACGACGTCGCAAATTTTAGACGAGCTTGCCGTCGTTGGTTTGGAATGCCGCCAAGTGAGGTCAGAGCTCTACCGTCTGACCCACTCGTAACATCAGATTTGCGTCTTAGGGCGTCCAGTGAGCATTGA